The proteins below come from a single Salvelinus fontinalis isolate EN_2023a chromosome 1, ASM2944872v1, whole genome shotgun sequence genomic window:
- the LOC129858234 gene encoding protein ZNF365-like isoform X1, which yields MTSSCKYSFQVVGEMQAKVCARRTSLITENGQACGASADSQLPFRCPRCGERERFHSLASLRDHLEYSHSYYHTMHELSLPTRRGHSHPERVLHVRSLSDTREVTSCIERCRTHSVGTQAAEEIQTEEEEARKDDLKFHKSSPGRDHIPFPFDNPPDPGSEPEAVSPEWSVCAGEVSVRRRLAKVLLAADSTMQRRLHRVSTELAQTDTELLCERAHSQHLAQERQEVQERERALSHQVDMAVMVIATLKEQLNESEYELERREQEVITIQNFLEAAAQHEICGKVRIQRFIENLLKRIALAERLLEYYQSSPSPPTYTDYMHQTAENGPHRITKSRSAGYQLSQSCPQEGRMHPSQLGRAFPKGPSERVGNSGYFRPDRRDEAWTQRRRSAGFED from the exons ATGACATCATCATGCAAATACAG CTTCCAGGTTGTAGGTGAAATGCAGGCGAAGGTATGCGCCAGGAGGACCTCTCTCATCACTGAGAATGGGCAGGCTTGTGGGGCATCTGCGGACTCCCAGCTCCCATTTAGGTGCCCTCGGTGTGGGGAGCGTGAGAGGTTCCATAGCCTGGCCTCCTTGAGAGACCACCTGGAATACAGCCACAGCTACTACCACACCATGCACGAGCTGAGCCTCCCGACCCGCAGGGGGCACTCTCACCCAGAGAGAGTCTTGCATGTGCGCTCCCTGAGTGACACACGAGAGGTCACTAGCTGCATAGAGAGGTGTCGTACGCATAGTGTGGGGACGCAGGCAGCGGAGGAGATACAGACTGAGGAAGAAGAGGCCCGTAAAGATGATTTAAAATTTCACAAGTCCAGCCCTGGGAGAGATCATATCCCATTTCCATTTGACAACCCTCCAGACCCAGGCAGCGAGCCTGAGGCGGTGTCCCCAGAGTGGAGTGTCTGTGCTGGGGAGGTGTCGGTCCGGCGCAGGCTTGCCAAGGTCCTGCTGGCAGCGGACAGCACCATGCAGAGGAGGCTGCACAGGGTCAGCACGGAGCTggcccagacagacacagagctgcTGTGTGAGCGTGCCCACTCCCAGCACCTGGCCCAGGAGAGGCAGGAggtacaggagagggagagagcgctgAGCCACCAGGTGGACATGGCCGTGATGGTGATCGCCACACTAAAGGAGCAGCTGAATGAGTCAGAGTAcgagctggagaggagagaaca AGAAGTCATCACCATTCAGAATTTTCTGGAGGCTGCAGCCCAGCACGAGATATGTGGTAAAGTTCGGATCCAACGTTTCATTGAGAACCTGCTCAAACGCATCGCCCTGGCTGAGAGGCTACTGGAGTACTACCAGAGCTCACCCAGTCCACCAACCTACACCGATTACATG CACCAGACAGCTGAAAATGGACCTCATAGAATAACCAAAAGCAG GTCAGCAGGTTATCAGCTGTCACAGTCCTGTCCCCAGGAGGGTAGAATGCACCCCTCCCAGTTAGGACGGGCGTTCCCCAAAGGCCctagtgagagagtgggtaacTCTGGCTACTTCAGACCTGATCGCAGGGATGAAGCCTGGACCCAGCGCCGCAGATCAGCTGGATTTGAGGACTAG
- the LOC129858234 gene encoding protein ZNF365-like isoform X2, with the protein MQAKVCARRTSLITENGQACGASADSQLPFRCPRCGERERFHSLASLRDHLEYSHSYYHTMHELSLPTRRGHSHPERVLHVRSLSDTREVTSCIERCRTHSVGTQAAEEIQTEEEEARKDDLKFHKSSPGRDHIPFPFDNPPDPGSEPEAVSPEWSVCAGEVSVRRRLAKVLLAADSTMQRRLHRVSTELAQTDTELLCERAHSQHLAQERQEVQERERALSHQVDMAVMVIATLKEQLNESEYELERREQEVITIQNFLEAAAQHEICGKVRIQRFIENLLKRIALAERLLEYYQSSPSPPTYTDYMHQTAENGPHRITKSRSAGYQLSQSCPQEGRMHPSQLGRAFPKGPSERVGNSGYFRPDRRDEAWTQRRRSAGFED; encoded by the exons ATGCAGGCGAAGGTATGCGCCAGGAGGACCTCTCTCATCACTGAGAATGGGCAGGCTTGTGGGGCATCTGCGGACTCCCAGCTCCCATTTAGGTGCCCTCGGTGTGGGGAGCGTGAGAGGTTCCATAGCCTGGCCTCCTTGAGAGACCACCTGGAATACAGCCACAGCTACTACCACACCATGCACGAGCTGAGCCTCCCGACCCGCAGGGGGCACTCTCACCCAGAGAGAGTCTTGCATGTGCGCTCCCTGAGTGACACACGAGAGGTCACTAGCTGCATAGAGAGGTGTCGTACGCATAGTGTGGGGACGCAGGCAGCGGAGGAGATACAGACTGAGGAAGAAGAGGCCCGTAAAGATGATTTAAAATTTCACAAGTCCAGCCCTGGGAGAGATCATATCCCATTTCCATTTGACAACCCTCCAGACCCAGGCAGCGAGCCTGAGGCGGTGTCCCCAGAGTGGAGTGTCTGTGCTGGGGAGGTGTCGGTCCGGCGCAGGCTTGCCAAGGTCCTGCTGGCAGCGGACAGCACCATGCAGAGGAGGCTGCACAGGGTCAGCACGGAGCTggcccagacagacacagagctgcTGTGTGAGCGTGCCCACTCCCAGCACCTGGCCCAGGAGAGGCAGGAggtacaggagagggagagagcgctgAGCCACCAGGTGGACATGGCCGTGATGGTGATCGCCACACTAAAGGAGCAGCTGAATGAGTCAGAGTAcgagctggagaggagagaaca AGAAGTCATCACCATTCAGAATTTTCTGGAGGCTGCAGCCCAGCACGAGATATGTGGTAAAGTTCGGATCCAACGTTTCATTGAGAACCTGCTCAAACGCATCGCCCTGGCTGAGAGGCTACTGGAGTACTACCAGAGCTCACCCAGTCCACCAACCTACACCGATTACATG CACCAGACAGCTGAAAATGGACCTCATAGAATAACCAAAAGCAG GTCAGCAGGTTATCAGCTGTCACAGTCCTGTCCCCAGGAGGGTAGAATGCACCCCTCCCAGTTAGGACGGGCGTTCCCCAAAGGCCctagtgagagagtgggtaacTCTGGCTACTTCAGACCTGATCGCAGGGATGAAGCCTGGACCCAGCGCCGCAGATCAGCTGGATTTGAGGACTAG
- the LOC129858242 gene encoding 2-aminoethanethiol dioxygenase-like codes for MMPRDNMTSLVQKIGRQALVTFRNPSLVGDKAFLDNQGKLQTLMTEIRAADLKIAPRKVDCASTPLPHNPPVTYMHICETDQFSMGVFLLKSGASIPLHDHPGMYGMLKVMYGKVRITCFDRLDKSTNVASDTQFKPPLLPFQRDALRMSILRSVGEFTEESGPCILTPDRDNLHQIDAVDGPTAFLDILAPPYDPNDGRDCHYYKVLESDSEDKKAEAQGQKEVWLMEVPQPSDFWCGGEPYPGPEVNI; via the coding sequence ATGATGCCTCGCGACAACATGACCTCCCTCGTTCAGAAAATTGGTAGACAGGCGCTTGTAACTTTTAGAAACCCATCTTTAGTAGGTGATAAAGCGTTTTTGGATAATCAAGGTAAACTCCAAACCCTCATGACCGAAATCAGAGCTGCGGATCTGAAGATTGCTCCAAGGAAAGTTGACTGCGCGTCTACACCACTGCCACACAACCCCCCGGTCACATACATGCACATATGCGAGACAGACCAATTCAGCATGGGGGTGTTTCTGCTGAAGAGCGGTGCTTCCATCCCCTTGCACGACCACCCGGGAATGTACGGCATGTTAAAAGTTATGTATGGCAAGGTCAGGATCACCTGTTTTGACAGGTTGGACAAATCAACTAACGTGGCCAGTGACACGCAATTCAAGCCTCCCCTGCTACCTTTCCAGAGAGATGCGCTGAGGATGTCAATACTCCGGTCGGTCGGGGAGTTTACAGAAGAGAGTGGCCCGTGTATTTTGACCCCTGACCGAGACAACCTTCATCAAATCGACGCAGTCGATGGACCCACTGCTTTCCTTGATATTCTGGCACCACCATATGATCCAAATGACGGTAGAGactgtcattattacaaagttcTGGAGTCTGACTCGGAGGACAAAAAGGCTGAGGCTCAGGGGCAAAAAGAAGTTTGGCTCATGGAAGTACCGCAACCTTCTGATTTTTGGTGTGGTGGTGAACCTTACCCCGGCCCTGAAGTCAACATCTGA
- the LOC129858245 gene encoding early growth response protein 2b-like: protein MAQSQHDINHMYAPSSYSCSREMYQDQSTYLSTSTCPMSYPQPSHSYTSPKSTVDSALLTIMPDYSGFYQPNCQRDIQAFPDRKGLPYSLDSLRLPPPLTPLNTIRNFTLVGPATEGPCQPNPYNTPNLPLRPIPRPRKYPNRSSKTPVHERPYPCPAESCDRRFSRSDELSRHIRIHTGHKPFPCRVCMRSFSRSDHLTTHIRTHTGEKPFSCDHCGRKFARSDERRRHTKIHLRQKEKK from the coding sequence ATGGCGCAGAGTCAACACGATATAAACCACATGTATGCTCCATCATCTTACTCTTGTAGCAGGGAGATGTACCAGGACCAATCAACCTACCTGTCAACCTCGACCTGCCCCATGTCCTACCCACAGCCGTCCCACTCCTACACGTCACCAAAGTCGACAGTGGACAGTGCGCTCTTAACCATCATGCCTGACTACAGCGGGTTCTACCAGCCAAATTGCCAACGAGACATCCAGGCTTTTCCTGACAGGAAAGGGTTACCATATTCACTGGACTCGCTGAGGCTTCCACCACCTCTGACACCTCTGAACACAATAAGGAATTTTACACTTGTGGGACCTGCGACAGAGGGCCCTTGTCAACCAAATCCCTACAACACTCCAAATTTACCCCTGAGGCCAATACCGAGGCCGAGAAAGTATCCAAACCGCTCGAGCAAAACGCCTGTACATGAGCGACCATACCCTTGCCCGGCAGAGAGCTGCGACAGGAGGTTCTCTCGTTCGGACGAGCTGAGCAGACACATCAGAATCCACACAGGGCACAAACCCTTCCCATGTCGGGTCTGCATGCGCAGTTTCAGTCGCAGCGACCACCTCACTACGCACATCCGCACACACACTGGAGAAAAACCATTTTCTTGTGACCACTGTGGAAGAAAGTTCGCCAGGAGTGATGAAAGAAGGAGACACACGAAAATCCACttaagacagaaagagaaaaagtAA